One Rickettsia akari str. Hartford genomic window, CATTGCAAGGAAAGTGCCTAACAATTGACGAAGCAATTTCAGGATATTTGACGAGATTGCCACGTCACTTCGCTCCTCGCAATGACGTTATGATACATACAAAAATCAACTATATAAGGAAAAAATATGTCCACAAAAGCCGCTAACTCTTCTTCTACCACTAATGGTCATGATAAGACATCAGAAACTACCAAACATGTTCTGAATGGTGCGGTTTCAAATCATAACACTTATGATGAAGTGCCGTATGAAAGCTACCCATATGCTCTTACAACTCCTTATCACTTAAATACACTTGCAACTCTTTTCGGTGTAAATGCTCCTGAAGTCGAGAATGCAAAAATATTAGAGCTTGGTTGTGCAGCAGGCGGTAATTTAATACCACACGCAGTTCTTTATCCCAAAGCTCATTTTGTTGGTGTGGATTTGTCTAAGGTACAAATTGACGCAGCAAATAAAAATGTTAAAGCACTAGGATTAAAAAATATAGAGTTCTATCATTGTTCAATAACCGATATTGATGATTCTTTCGGTAAGTTTGATTATATAATTTGCCATGGAGTAATTTCTTGGGTACCAAAAACCGTTAGAGATAAAATTTTTGAAGTTTGTAATAAAAACCTTACTTCAAATGGCATAGCATATATTAGCTATAATACCCTCCCTGGCTGGAATATGGTCCGTACTATCAGAGATATGATGATGTATCATTCTAGCGCATTTGCAAATGTCCGTGATAGAATAGCTCAATCTAGATTATTACTAGAATTTGTTAAGGATAGCCTAGAAAACTCTAAAACTCCTTATGCAGAGGTATTAAAAACCGAATCAGGGTTACTTGCTAAACAAACCGATCATTATTTACGTCATGATCATCTAGAAGAAGAAAATGCTCAATTCTATTTTCATGAATTTATGAATGAAGCAAGAAAGCACAATTTACAATATTTAGCCGATTGTAATCTTTCGACTATGTATCTCGGTAATATGCCTCTGAAAGTAGTAGAGAAGTTAAAAGAGGTGAACGATATAGTTAGAACTGAACAATATATGGATTTCATTACGAATCGTCGTTTTAGAACCACTTTACTATGTCATAGTGATGTGAAAATTAATAGAAATATTAACAATGATGATATAACGAAATTTAATATGATCTTTAATATAGTGCCTGAAAAACCACTCAAAGAAGTAGACATGAATAATGCTTCCGAAAATTTAAAATTCTTCTTAAACGGT contains:
- a CDS encoding class I SAM-dependent methyltransferase produces the protein MSTKAANSSSTTNGHDKTSETTKHVLNGAVSNHNTYDEVPYESYPYALTTPYHLNTLATLFGVNAPEVENAKILELGCAAGGNLIPHAVLYPKAHFVGVDLSKVQIDAANKNVKALGLKNIEFYHCSITDIDDSFGKFDYIICHGVISWVPKTVRDKIFEVCNKNLTSNGIAYISYNTLPGWNMVRTIRDMMMYHSSAFANVRDRIAQSRLLLEFVKDSLENSKTPYAEVLKTESGLLAKQTDHYLRHDHLEEENAQFYFHEFMNEARKHNLQYLADCNLSTMYLGNMPLKVVEKLKEVNDIVRTEQYMDFITNRRFRTTLLCHSDVKINRNINNDDITKFNMIFNIVPEKPLKEVDMNNASENLKFFLNGNQDSNLTTSSPYMKAILYTFSENLNNPLSFEKITAEANKKLHNTKLNEIKAELLNNAMKLVLQGYISITNQKHRNNPELDRPKTTKMVIHQATNTPSMWVTNLKHEPIGVNFFEKFALRYMDGKHDKKAIIDAILGHVEKGELTLSKEGQKVENKEEIRKALGSLFTPMIEKFSSNALLV